From the Diadema setosum chromosome 3, eeDiaSeto1, whole genome shotgun sequence genome, the window tgtaacagtgatattattaCTATACGTGCATGATGGTATTTGGAATAGATTCATATAGCAACAGCTCGTTAAGAAGACGATTATATAAAGCGGTGTGGTAATTTAATACACTCTTTTACCCGAAAGGGAAGAGCTGGCTGATTGGAAGTTAATCTATATTGTGCGGGTCTTAAACATTAATCTGTAATATGTTTGCCTAATTTTACCATGTTTCAATCAGGTGGTGCTGTCAATAAACTAATTAAGGAATACATTAAGTGAACACGAGAAgcaaatataaataagcatacaatgtgaagtCACTATAAACAAGCGATGATTTGTATTTCTCTGGTGGGTAAAGTACTAGCTTTTCGATTCGTTATAATTAGGATATGATTAGGTTTTCATACAACAGtgggatattctttcttggttatgtggtggccctgataagggccgtttgaGATATAGGCGACTGTGGACATCTACTTGGATGTAGTGTACTTGGTGACAGCTTTGGTGCCCTCGCTGACGGCGTGCTTTGCCAGTTCTCCGGGGAGAAGGAGGCGCACTGCGGTCTGCACTTCACGGCTGCTGATGGTCGACTTCTTGTTGTACTGACCGAGACGTGCAGCTTCGGCGGCGATGCGTTCGAAAATGTCGTTGACGAAGCTGTTCATGATGGACATGGCGCGACTCgaaattccagtatctgggtggacttgcttcagaaccttgtagatgtagatgccgtagctctccttcctcttcctacgcCTCTTCTTGTCGGCATTGGGCCGGGGAGCCTTGGCAGCTTTCTTGGAACCCTTCTTGGCAACTTGTCCGGATGGAGGAGCCATTGTGAGCGTTGACTAGAGACTAGGCGGATGCGAATTCGATGcagctttgaaagagaaatgttatgGTCAGCTGCCCCCTTTCCTCTTTTATACGCGTTCGGAGGATCCGCTCGCACAgttcatgcaaattagatgaggattAGCAGAAGCATCGATTCAGGCGGGCGTGACGGCCCcgcctgccggccggccggccgcggTGGTGGAATAACGGTTTCTGCCACAAGATGGCAGTAGACagatttttgtccaattttaccTTAATTTGTTCACGAATtgcgtgtaaaaatgaaaaacgtgaataatattctctgcaaatattaaatcaccatttacttttcttttcttttctctttgtaatcaaactagatctagaaaatctcctgtaactatatatattctgtttcgtatctcgcaaaaaagctGCTAACTTCCCTTATTCCTTTTGATTGCGTGTTAAGCTTACACATGTTATCTACCTTCGTCGCCGCTTGCTGACACGCTGAAGCTGAaatctatttgtaaatattcattttgcgttagaaaaaaaaaaaaacataccttcttgcattcatattttgctgatactcttctttttttacctacttgattgattgattgattgattgattgattgactgcttGTTTCCCACTGCACAATACCAAAAGCCAATGTCAGACAGCAAGATATTGTCCAGACTTACCCACATTTTGTATTGAGGGTATTGAATCTGCGTAAAATTGGCTATATGCCAAATAGGGTATAGAATCTATCCTCTTTAGTGAGTTTAACTCAATATCAGGTGAAGCCAAACAATCTACTtgattcataatacaatgtagtcaatAATTAGCagggtttgttttggttttttttgtgtgtgtgtgtttttttttttttggtgggtgtgtgtgtgtgtgcgtgtgtgtgtgtgtgtcttttttatcttctgtttttttttttttttttttctgaatgatacTGTCTTGGTAGTATCTCCAAATTCCAGTCCATGTCCAGGCGTGGGGCGGCATGTGCATTgtgagcttcacaactctgaaatatctgtgagcagaggcaacaacttcaccaaagaaatgtgtaatgttgttgctttatacaaCCCGCCCACTATGGGagcaacaactttaccaaaaaggcaacaactttacacataaagcaacaactttacaattgtatgacaacaactttacaattgtatgacaacaactttacttatgaaaataacgtctctctttttctttctctctctctcactctctctatttgcaaCTGGGGGCTGTGATCAGCGAATGGATGCCATAATTATTCTATTACCTTCAATTACAACCGGTAAACTCTGCAAAGCGTATAATGAGGGCGTTTTAAGAGCATTGCCacgaaacagaaatctgaacttAAAAGATGTACGAACAGTGTggttatatagatagatagattgcgCATTGATTCAAACGTGCTACTTATGATGACGTTCCgtaataaagaaaaggaaagagatgtggaaacttgtttcattaagtgtattctttcttgataatgtggtggctctgaaaagagccgttgttttgtggtgcaggaggCCGTTAAATTCTAGCCGCCAAATCCGTAGAGTGTTCGTCCCTGCCTCTTCAATGCGTAGACGACGTCCATGGCAGTAACCGTCTTGCGTTTGGCATGCTCGCAGTATGTCACTGCATCGCGGATCACGTTCTCAAGGAAGACTTTCAGGACTCCGCGGGTTTCTTCGTAGATGAGGCCCGAGATTCGCTTCACGCCGCCCCTTCTTGCCAGACGACGGATGGCTGGCTTGGTGATGCCCTGGATGTTATCTCGAAGAACTTTGCGGTGCCGCTTTGCTCCTCCCTTTCCTAGTCCTTTGCCTCCTTTACCGCGTCCAGACATGATGGCGTGAGTTGATTGTGGTTTAGCTGATGAGAGATCCAAAAGCCGAATGATGACGCTCCCAATGACCGAACAGGGTTAAGTAACCGCTTTGCGGACATGGAGGGCGACGCCCCATTCTCCTACTGTCCGCCGCGGCCAGCCCACGATCCGCCTGCACGAGATCCGGCTGGATCGAGTGCGCCACCTCACGGCCGTTCGTTACGTTGACCAGACCAGCACCGCGAGTCGGACGGGCACTGTGTCACATCACATACATTACTCTGTCGCACATTAcctaaagaaatgaacaaatacaatacacaTATGATAATATTGACAGCATGAAGCTACATAGATATGGAGtggcagatatatacatatacatatacatatgtacacacactcacactcacataaTTTCGAGCTCGAAAcgatttttcagagtaaaacttctctcccaaacgaaaaccatcaccctccccccccccgctcgcatTCTGTTTAGCCTATTTTCGCTAGCTCTCACACAATTGTTTGCTCTTGAGTAACACATAAAACTCCTCAACTGTGCCTTCATCTaccatttctctccttttcaacataaattcaccaatatagaatgatttctctttttgtaaactattcctttctatttccccgtttcgtgtatttccttcttttttttttttcctttcttttctcagtGCATCATTCCATCGACTAGTTGATACTGCAAcaattattctttcttgggtttgtggtggctcttaaaagagccgtttgatttttggtgtgaggTGCAAATAAACTTATTTGGCACCCTTCTTGGCAGCAGGCTTCTTTGGTTTTGCCGCCTTGGATTTGGTCGTCGTCTTCTTCGCCACTTTCTTCGGGGTTGCCTTCTTGGATGGCTTCTTTGCTGCGGTCTTCTTCTTGGGCGTCTTCGTTTTCTCCGACTTGGTTGCTGTCTTCTTCGCCGGCTTCTTCTTTgtcgccttcttcttcttctccttcttttctgctgcagctttggccttcttggcgaccgccttctctttctttgcggCTGCCTTTGCCTTTGCCTTCTCGCGGTCAgccttgacctttgccttctgcttctcttttcgtgccttctccgcCGCCTCTGCCTttgctgccttgacgttcagctTGAAAGAGCCAGATGCCCCGACACCTTTCGTCTGAACCAGTGTCTcgttggcaacccctttccgcaGAGCTCGCTTGATGAAGATGGTCTGTCGGTCCATATCGCCTACTTTGTAGTTGGCTGCGATGTACTTCTTAATGGCCTGAAGCGATGATCCATTCCGCTCCTTCAGTGCGCCGATAGCAGCATTGACCATCACCTGGGTCGGTGGATGCTCGGGCGCTTTCTTCTTGGTCGTCTTCTTTGCTGCTTCCGAAGCCGCCATCACGATAACAATCGATGCGATACGTAGTGAGTCAGAGAGTAGTGGAACAAAACTAATGACTCGCAACCTTCGCACTGTCGTTTTATCAGCTCATTGCGTACCTCGAAGGAATCACCGGACATCTCGGGCATGGCGTCGTGCAGACGCTCTGCCTAATGTGCTTCCACATCTGTTCTCTGTTTCATATTACTTGATTTACTTTTCTGCTCCATTTGTTTTATCCACGTGTTTCCCTAAGGCAGCTGTTTTATATTACAACATGCCGAAAACTGCAACAATTTTAGACAGCAAACGCACAAACACTAGAGCATTaatgcaatcaaacacacaaacttcctACATACATGTGGCTGTGCTGTTCTTATGTTGTCGATAAATTactcttttgttttaataccTTCTTTTTAACCTCAGAACGGCCTCGCCTGACGATTTATCATCTGTgcatttcataaattcataaattcttCCGAAATTAACTTGGTACGTAACTCTTGCTTATTTTCATACTCTAGTCTATGCTTATTCTTTACTCCATATTCTCTCCTCATCTAATGGTATGTATTGCCACCTTACatatttagtctttattctttaGTCTAGATATCCCTTATCCATTTTGTCTCcttatataatatcatgcattgtcaccttacatatttatcattatatttcttcctttctctacatttcctatatttatgtgtgattcaagtaaggataattagagagagagagagagagagagagagagaaaggaaaaaaaaagaaaaagaaaagaaaagaaaaaaaaaccagatatAGCGGAAAtctcaacacaacacaaaatagcatgatgaattgaatgtattctttctggaaaatgtggtggccctgataagggccgtttggTTGAAAAGAGCCGCCGTGAAGTGTCTAACTGGACTTTGCAGtcttcttcggcagaagcacagCCTGGATGTTTGGCAGTACACCACCCTGAGCGATTGTCACGCCTCCCAGCAGCTTGTTCAGCTCTTCGTCGTTGCGAACGGCAAGTTGAAGATGTCGCGGGATGATCCTCGTCTTCTTGTTATCGCGTGCGGCGTTGCCGGCCAGCTCCAGAATCTCAGCGGTCAGGTACTCCAGAACAGCAGCTAGGTACACTGGTGCACCAGCGCCTACTCTCTGGGCGTAGTTGCCTTTACGAAGGAAGCGATGAACTCGGCCGACGGGGAACTGCAGGCCGGCGCGTGATGATCGAGACTTGGCcttggtgcgagccttgccagattttcctcgtccagacatgattggagacggagagacaaatgtgttgacgtgatctgaatgctgattcaactgagagtgtgatccccgccgattgtttccgcacccatttataccccgctcggggatccagcgggtcaagatccttttgttgaccggtcgaccaatcagcgtagccggtGGCAGAAGTGGGCAGCTGCTACTGCTGCCagtgcggacacaagcgctgtttgctgccctcttgctggctaactcgGCACAGTGTCTAGTAGTTCAATGCAGCTAGTTGTATCGCGGCGGCTgtccatatattatatttcacaataaagcaattgtgaatacacactttcagtgtgttgaatcagcattcagatcacgtcaacacattggtAAAAAGGCTCCGAATTAACGTcacaatctttctttttttttttccttttcttgaccatatagttttactttttcttacccCCTTCCCTTCACTCCTTCTGTCTCCCTATCtatccctctcccctctctctctctctccctctctatcaagCACCTTACAGACCCCTTCTCGTCTCAATTACATATGAATTGATTTGCTAGGTACATAATCACCGTAGACTGCGTTtcatttgaaggggggggggggcagatatccCTACTTTACgtgcatttcatttatctttgtggttttcttgttctcatttttcatttccgttcaactacgtgtgcacttttaaatacataaatatctaacatcatccaaggctctactttttaaaactaagaataacaaacagaatattgtcctgtatgaaccatgatattctttcttgataatgtggtggctctgaaaagagccgttgtgtTGTGTGGTGCGACCACGGAGGACAGGCCTCTCTCTACGCCCTCTCTCCCCGGATGCGACGGGCCAGCTGAATGTCCTTGGGCATGATGGTAACCCGCTTGGCGTGGATGGCGCACAGGTTGGTGTCTTCGAACAGACCGACGAGATAAGCCTCGCTCGCTTCTTGGAGGGCCATGACAGCAGAACTTTGGAAGCGCAGCTCGGTCTTGAAATCCTGAGCAATCTCACGAACAAGTCGCTGGAAGGGGAGTTTGCGGATGAGAAGTTCGGTGCTCTTCTGGTAGCGGCGAATCTCACGAAGTGCGACTGTGCCGGGCCTATAGCGATGAGGTTTCTTCACTCCTCCGGTGGCGGGGGCACTCTTGCGAGCAGCCTTCGTAGCCAGTTGCTTGCGAGGAGCCTTGCCTCCAGTCGACTTGCGAGCCGTCTGCTTGGTGCGAGCCATGTTTTCTTCAGGTAACGAGTGGGGAGTTTTTTCGATGCGGAGTtgggaagagaatgaaaccgcCGGACATCCAGCTCCCATTTTATATCGCGGACGATGGATCCCTAGACCCGGGACGGATCCAATCCgtggcctgtgattggtcaagcaGTGATTTCCTTTGTCCGATCTGGGCGCACCAGCCCCGCAGCGGCGGCCCCCACCCGTCCCGTCCGCTATGGTTGGTCACGCCGCTCAACCTGTTCACGCCTTCCCGTAGATGGCGCCGTTGAGATACCAGCTCGCGAATTCAATGATTATTGCGGcgtataatatactgaaaacatcattccgaacgatttttttctgtatgcaggctgctgtaacagtgatattattaCTATACGTGCATGATGGTATTTGGAATAGATTCATATAGCAACAGCTCGTTAAGAAGACGATTATATAAAGCGGTGTGGTAATTTAATACACTCTTTTACCCGAAAGGGAAGAGCTGGCTGATTGGAAGTTAATCTATATTGTGCGGGTCTTAAACATTAATCTGTAATA encodes:
- the LOC140246593 gene encoding histone H2B.1, embryonic-like — translated: MAPPSGQVAKKGSKKAAKAPRPNADKKRHTGISSRAMSIMNSFVNDIFERIAAEAARLGQYNKKSTISSREVQTAVRLLLPGELAKHAVSEGTKAVTKYTTSK